Part of the Nicotiana sylvestris chromosome 2, ASM39365v2, whole genome shotgun sequence genome, tggattttgtggtaggattaCCTCGCACTATgcacaagtttgactcaatttgggtaattgtggacaGACTCACGAAATCAGCACACTTCTTGCCAGTCAAGTCCACCGATACTGCAgaacagtatgctcagttgtacATCAAGGAAGTAGTCAGACTTCACGGCACTCCAGTTTCTATTATCTCGGATTGAAGGGCTCAGTTCATAACAAACTTTCGGacgaaatttcagcaaggtttgggtactcaagtaAATCTCAGTACGGCCTTCCATCCGTAGACTAACGGTTAGGCAGAGCGAACTATTCAGGCGCTTGAAGATATGTTGCAAGCTTGTGTTATAgctttcaaaggtagttgggatgaccatttgccgctTGTtaagtttgcttacaataacaaatTTTACGCTAGTATTTAGATGGCCTcatttgaggcattgtatggaAGGAGGTGTAGATCTCCGATTGGGTGGTTTGGGGTTGATAAAGCAGAACTGTTAGGGCCAGATCTTGTGCATCATGCTATGGAAAAAGTTAAAGTCATTCAGGAGAGGATGAAAACTGCTcaaagtcgccaaaagtcttattcggacattcgtcgcagagatttggagttcaaagaagatgattgggtatttttgaaggtttcccccatgaagagCACCATgtgattcgggaagaaagggaagttaagTCTGAGGTATATCAGACCGtatagaatcattcagaggatcggtcaggtggcatacaagctcgagctgccacccgagatatcgttggtacatccggtcttccatgGTTCTATGTTGAAGAAGATAGTGGGAGATCCATCCGTTATTGTGCCAATTGgagctattgaggttaatgaagaactatcttatgaagaaattccagttgccattcttgataggcaagtccagaaattgagaactaaggaaattgcctctgtaaaagtgttatggcggaaccaacaagttgaggaagccacttgggaaaccGATGAAGAAATGCGAAAGAAGTACCCatatttgtttgaatagttatgtaatagctttcatgcatttggttcctGTAAACTCtcatcttttgatttgatctatgttaaactattccattttgactatgtatgttgcctatgcggccatggttggtgttgtacaagttatgttatgtcgaTTAAACATGCATATGttgttaggatatgtatctggggccctctgacaggtggataggtctagttacaaaggaaactctggcgaaattttcggaaatttaaggagttagccaaattcggggctgatgatatatttcataatgtgaaaaagcataagttacataaggatggctaatgaatgaaacttgatcctcattcgaggacgaatgatcttaagcgggggagaatgtaaagccccaaaaaactttgcttagtaatttaagatttcgtggtgccaaggtaggccaaatattttatcttgcatgtaaatgaggattaaggagattatggatatcaattggatatgttaataagtgtataagtcatagtagaagtgaattggggtctaaggagaggcctaagtctaagccaagttggaaaatttcataagagacgaaagttgcaaatgagtgcgcacaagacctcactttggacaatcatatctctagttatataaggatttgtgtgatgaaaaacctatcaaataaaaTGTCTTTGAGCCTAGTTTCCAAagcttcaaaccgttcatcattcaGACACTCCTACCAAAAGTTATGACAAAATTAACAAAAGCAGCGCAGAATTTTTCATTACCacgccgccccatgcggcgcggctgtgcaaaaatcaaatatttttagagtgagagaggacctagagtgagaaagtatccctcatcaattcttctacaactattgctcaaatcttaaaggattaacaaggaaaaccacactaggccttcatccttgaggtaagattctataccctaacCTTTAATTTCGAATCTAGGTAAAGATGGGTAATTATAAAGAATGTTTGTGGGTATTGGAATTGTTATCTTGTTTGCATGTGTTGTCAAAGGTTGTAGAAGCATTGTTGACCTAAATATGGTAAAAtatgggttgtgggttgatgaaatcctctataaaaggaccataaagatttaatgcacatatggtgtttgataaaatgctcgaatgagctagaattatgaatatcttcctaatttgtgttcaattttgttatgtctcgaagtagattgGCATTGCTAGAACttccggaacgttgtagtaacttaaggaaaagctctttgaggtatgtatggctaacattaactcttgtagaatcctcttgttgtgacgagcatacggtatgtgtaccttgtatgaaaatatgtgtattgattgtcttagttgatttccacaccaccatgttatatgtgattgtgaaaagtgatttgatgtgcctaccttattatgtgctaagcttgtaaatgcttaaggatgacgatatgggagtatgtgttaacgaatgaaagaacgttaatgtgtccaaatgtgggaatgtgtataatggctaaaaccctgcgtggtaagtaatgaaagatggtattgtgaaatgacgtaaatgagttgaacgattacgacaacaccttgtacatgaattactgcttggtgacatctatggtgtcttgggcccaaatgtatgaattgttgatatgaacttgtgcttccttgaaatgatgattcttgtgattaatatgctttGAATGTTGTTGGTTAGGTCTcgcgatataatggtgtaagtaaatggaaacaaaccaagtgtgtgtgtgtgtgtgaatgtgttcatgtggtaagaactgtgtaacaaatgatggaaagaaatcgtaattgatgcaattgaaacaactgtggtaatatcatacgtgacttgtcgcgggcaattatcgttgtgacttaaattgtatacgGGTTGTTGCATAAGATGGaaatggtatttatgttatgaaaattctttgtgaattatTATTGTTGTCGTATGAAAtttgattgtccggtgggatcgggttgcgcgccacaacacgaagttataaggtgtaggttgtggtgataaggatggccgaggtaataagggtggaaaagtgatctaaatcactattgaaatgaaaatttgtgaaagttgtgaaaccactgatgtgatgaaataatgttgaaaagggaaaaggagagattgtggaacttgtttggcattggttgttcctttcatgtgcattggattgttgattctattactgtttgttacctgtgtatttcttgattttacttggggtaaagtttgttcatacataccagtacaattcaaatgtactgacgtcccttttggcgggggcgctacattcgtgttatgattgtaggtggttctatagcaggtactccagtccaccaatagtagcactccttcactttTCGTCAGttgtattggtgagcccctttttcctctcggggccctgcaTGGATCATGCCGCTTTTCCTCCTAGAAATCTTATTTTagtatttgcgtaaggtatagccggagccttgttaccggcaagtattgtaacactcttttgtatccctagaggctccgtagacaggaaatgtgggttatgtatttatgtattttgtatttgAGCAATGTAACTTGTAAACCatgctaagtaactatgtatattatgtaaatctcgtaagaatgtctTTAaatcataaatggctatttcacttggtaaTCGAATAATGAAAATGCGGGGTAACACGTgggataggaaaggcacccaggtccgcttgactggggctacccggtcgagtgccagtcgcgcccctcggttttggggagtgataggtggttggtttgtggttcttaaagtggtaactcttctctacaacataaagtcgaAACGCAATGGCAGACGGCAACAGAATTGAGTTGGTTAGTActggtgcccaaaagcaattggttgaacagggCAATGGGCTTGTtgaagaggtaaggatgttaagacaacacattgcGGACATGTATCACGCTTGGATGGCtaggaaggcaccacccccgccaccacctagcttcttagatgttacccttacccaaactccggccaTAGTGCTAGATGATTCCTCATATTCTCCAGATCCACCCACTTATCACAGCTTTTCCAACTACCCTAGTAGCTCCATTactcatcctccaattacctctccccaaaattgccctcctgtcataGCCACTATCCCCATGATCACAACTTCTCAACAATCGTCCCTTCATAGATCCGACAATGAACATCCACTCAAAGtccatgatgcccaatattacccttCAAAgattgcccacaaggttcctgactcatacaatcagatccttcggaatgagcctcatgttgaaaatgaaaagttcactgGAAAAAAAGGACGAGATGAGCTATCCAGAAAGATGAAAGGGTCTAAAACGCTAAAGCTTAATTTATATGATGGATGTAGAGATCTAATAACCCATCTGAGAGGTTACTGCAGTGAAATGGGAAGTGTTGGTAGGAAAGATAATTTGTTAATGGCATATTTtagtgagagcttgactggggcagccTTGCAATGttatactcgtcaagatgtcaataagtggcatacatgggatgacgtggctcaagattttgttcgacactttcaatacaatatAGGCactaccccagaccgctcctccctatctaataTGGAAAAGAAACCTGAGGAAGGTTTTAGGGatttttggttcagatggaacgaacaagttgctcggaacagtcctcccattgatagaaaagatgttgttgagccccGCCAACGACAGGATCCAATGGGCATTCCCGCTCAACGCTTTAAGCCTCAATATCAACCCCAGGGATATCCTCGTGCTCCAAATATTTCTCCctaatgctacttctctccacaaaatccccaaagtcatacCTCACATTCCCAGTACCctatccacaatgcaccaccatatgctccacacccacgagACCCGCGATGGCCTGCACCACTTTcacaaatgtcttacccgcctcctcaagcatatcaaccacctacccGCAAAAGGTTTCAACCGAGGCCAGAGTACAAAATAAGAAGGCAGAAGCAAAGAAAAAAgtctttcactcctattggagaatcatatgccagtctgttccaaaGGCTGGGGCAATTGGACAtattgaagccgattcagataaaaatgccaaaccctcttcgaaagaattttgatttttctcaaaggtgcgcatattgctttaatgccccggggcatgacatagaaaagtgttggcatctgaaatTGATGTAGGTGACATTACCGTGCAAAATTCAAATGCAGCAGATACTAACCAAAGTCCATTGTATATTCTTAATGAGACGCATATAGTGGACATGATTTGTgtggaaaaggaatatgagaactcttctgagatcctcggagggcCACTTGCCgcaaagctttcagcgctatcactCTCGGTTCCGGAagttgatcctaagaacgagccAGCCAAAGGGACCAAAAAGCAATTTGCTAAGGACAATGCGATGAAGACTTGTGAAGGTTCTAGTAATGTTGATGTGGAACCCAGTGGCTAGGATGTCGAGCTTGATGATTGGATAGATGCCCCTTTCTTGGCcagccagggaggagtcttggtggttcattttgttgtcatttctgttgtccgggttatttcagggttgtaatcgggatattgtcttgtgccttaaacccttctatcctttttattttgtcaagttcctttagtcgtagtaactcactTAGTGTTATCTAGATTCATCCCAGGGTTGTGACCCCAGTGTatcttgtttgttttgttgttcaaacccttttacTGTCTGTCTAGTGCAACTTTCTGTTttatgttatttctagtcatttttgtttagctgtcttttctttttatagttcttttcatgatggtTTTAGTGACATGGCATGCGCATAATTCTAggtctggtcttaaaagttagtttaatcatgaatcaatgaaacaattttgaagatgatagggacatttgagggaaataaatacagatttggacattttaagatcatttgaagcccaaactgtgtgaaactggggcagataatttgtgaagttaatagggtggcaagaattcgttaaaggagagtgcatcccagaCAATTTGAAGCGAGTAGATTTGAGTTCGAGCGCATCTCAAGTAACAATATAAGCCAACGGATTTTGCTCCAAAATGATGGAGGTATCCACTGTGAAGAAGAAATTACCCAACGatagttctgtacttgacaaggcactaaaaaatggaaagcatatcagtgatatcaatgtcgAAGTTGTAAAAGAAATGTTGTGTGTGCTGTTCCttgtcatttcaagttgcatgtgttgtacatggtattttcagggattgggaggccctctttcagctacccaaacacttataccatttgatacccttttgagcctgtactgatttctttgacttctcctcttttagaatcaagttagagtcatgaaaaaaaaagttcatgtacccataggtttattttagaaagttcattccaaaagaaaaattcaaaaaagaagaagagaaaaatagagataaaaagggaaaaaggaaaaaagaagaaaaataaggaaaaagaaaaaaaagagaaaaaagggaaaagaaagaaaaagaaaaagaaaacgaaaaggcaaatagtaacaaaaagtagttttgtgaactacgttcgacctgattatagtaaccacaagatacgtaggcagcctcacggttcggtcgcaccaaataaaatatttcatgatcccacgaagtcgagatgggcagaaattccatctcaaaaacaaaaaaatcaaattcccttgttttagatATTAGGGCAAAAGTTTTAGattggattccaaaagttgtaaataaattaaccctttGTCTCAGTTTTAATTTGAGCCTTCATGcctttctttctttctaaccctgtccaaaaaccACATTACAGTCcgaaaaagacctcccagatgaTCTTTGAGAGTGTCGAGCTAGACATGCCAG contains:
- the LOC138886061 gene encoding uncharacterized protein, yielding MASFEALYGRRCRSPIGWFGVDKAELLGPDLVHHAMEKVKVIQERMKTAQSRQKSYSDIRRRDLEFKEDDWRIGQVAYKLELPPEISLVHPVFHGSMLKKIVGDPSVIVPIGAIEVNEELSYEEIPVAILDRQVQKLRTKEIASVKVLWRNQQVEEATWETDEEMRKKYPYLFE